Part of the Pseudomonas chlororaphis genome, ACCTCAACCCACGCTCGCTGGTGAGCGCGAGCTGGGGCCTGCCGCTGTTCCTGTTGCTGATGAGCCTCGCGGTGCCTTTGATCCTGTGGGCCGGGCTGAAACTGGGGGCCAGCACCAACCCCGAATACTTCACCCTCGGCATCGGCATCGCCGCCAACAGCAAGGCCCTGGCCCTGCTGGCCTACGTCGGTGGCCTGTCGGCGGCCAGCGGCCTGATCATCGTCACCACGCTGGCACTGTCGGGGATGGCCCTCAATCACCTGGTGCTGCCGCTTTACCAGCCACCGGCCGAAGGTAACATCTACCGCTGGCTGAAATGGACGCGCCGGGCGCTGATCGTGGCGATCATCATGGCCGGCTACGGGTTCTACCTGATGCTGGGTGACGGCCAGGACCTGGCCAACCTGGGCATCGTCGCGTTCGTGGCCACCTTGCAGTTCCTGCCCGGGGTGCTGTCGGTGCTGTACTGGCCGACCGCCAACCGTCGCGGTTTCATTGCCGGGCTGCTGGCGGGCATCCTGGTGTGGCTGGTGGCCATGCTGTTGCCGCTGATGGGCAACCTGCAAGGCTTCTACATCCCGCTACTGAACATGATCTACGTGCTCGACGACACCAGTTGGCACATGGCGGCCATCGCCTCCCTGGCGGCGAACGTGCTGATGTTCACGCTGATTTCGCTGTTCACCAACGCCAGCAGCGAAGAAGCCAGCGCCGCCGAGGCCTGCGCCGTGGACAACGTCCGTCGCCCGCAACGGCGCGAGCTGCACGCCGCCTCGCCCCAGGAGTTCGCCACGCAACTGGCCAAGCCCCTGGGCGCCAAGGCCGCGCAAAAAGAAGTCGAACAGGCGCTGCGCGACCTCTACCTGCCCTTTGACGAACGGCGCCCGTATGCCTTGCGTCGCCTGCGCGACCGGATCGAAGCCAACCTCTCCGGCCTGATGGGCCCGAGCGTGGCCCAGGACATGGTCGAGACGTTCCTGCCCTACAAGGCCGGTGGCGAAAACTATGTCACCGAAGACATCCACTTCATCGAAAGCCGCCTTGAGGACTACCACTCGCGCCTCACCGGCCTGGCCGCCGAACTGGACGCCTTGCGCCGCTATCATCGCCAGACCCTGCAAGAGTTGCCGATGGGCGTGTGCTCCCTGGCCAAGGACCAAGAGATCCTGATGTGGAACAAGGCCATGGAAGAACTGACCGGGATCGCCGCCCAACGGGTGGTCGGCTCACGCCTGAGCACCCTCGGCGAGCCGTGGAAAGGTCTGCTGCAAGGCTTCATCGACCTGCCGGACGAACACTTGCACAAGCAACACCTGGCCTTGGACGGACAGACCCGCTGGCTGAACCTGCACAAGGCCGCGATCGACGAACCCCTGGCGCCCGGCAACAGCGGCCTGGTGCTGCTGGTGGAAGACCTGACCGACACCCAGATGCTCGAAGACAAGCTGGTCCACTCCGAACGCCTGGCCAGCATCGGCCGGCTGGCAGCCGGGGTGGCCCATGAGATCGGCAACCCGATCACCGGCATCGCCTGCCTGGCGCAGAACCTGCGCGAAGAGCGCGAGGACGACAGCGAGCTGACGGAAATCAGCGGGCAGATCCTTGAACAGACCAAGCGGGTGTCGCGCATCGTCCAGTCGCTGATGAGCTTTGCCCATGCCGGCGGCCACCAGCACAACGACGAGGCCGTCTGTCTGGCCGAAGTGGCCCAGGATGCCATTGGTCTGTTGGCCCTTAACCGGCGCAATTTCGAAGTGCAATTCTTCAACCTGTGCGATCCGGACCACTGGGTCGACGGCGATCCCCAGCGACTCGCCCAGGTACTGATCAACCTGCTGTCCAACGCCCGCGACGCCACGCCGGCGGGAAGCGCGGTGCGGGTCAGGAGCGAAGCCAGCGAACACACGATCGACCTGATCGTCGAAGACGAGGGCAGCGGTATCCCACAGAACATCATGGACCGATTGTTCGAACCCTTCTTCACCACCAAGGATCCTGGCGAAGGCACCGGTCTGGGCCTCGCACTGGTCTATTCCATCGTTGAAGAGCATTATGGACAAATCACCATCGACAGCCCGGCCGATGTACAGAGCCAACGCGGCACCCGTATCAGGGTGACCTTGCCGCGTCATGTCGAAGCGACGTCCGCTGTGAACTGAGACCGTCGAGAGAATCGAATCAATGCCGCACATTTTGATCGTCGAAGACGAAACAATTATCCGCTCCGCCTTGCGCCGCCTGCTGGAACGCAACCAGTACCAGGTCAGCGAAGCCGGTTCCGTGCAGGAAGCACAAGAACGTTTCAGCATTCCCACGTTTGACCTGATCGTCAGCGACCTGCGCCTGCCCGGCGCTCCCGGCACCGAGCTGATCAAGCTCGGCCAGGGCACGCCGGTTCTGATCATGACCAGCTACGCCAGCCTGCGCTCGGCGGTGGACTCCATGAAAATGGGCGCGGTGGACTACATCGCCAAGCCGTTCGACCATGACGAGATGCTCCAGGCCGTGGCCCGCATCCTGCGCGACCGACAGGCAGCGAGCAGCCATTCGTCGGAACCTGCCGGCAAGACCAGCACCGCCGTGAAAGGTGGCGCCAGCAACAGCAATGGCGAAATCGGCATCATCGGTTCCTGCCCACCGATGCAGGACCTGTACGGCAAAATCCGCAAAGTCGCGCCGACCGACTCCAATGTGCTGATCCAGGGCGAGTCCGGCACCGGCAAGGAACTGGTTGCCCGCGCCCTGCACAACCTGTCTCGTCGGGCCAAGGCACCGATGATCTCGGTGAACTGCGCGGCGATCCCGGAAAGCCTGATCGAATCCGAACTCTTCGGCCACGAGAAAGGCGCGTTCACCGGTGCCAGCGCCGGCCGCGCCGGGCTGGTGGAGGCGGCGGACGGCGGCACATTGTTCCTCGATGAAATCGGCGAGCTGCCACTGGAAGCCCAGGCGCGCTTGCTGCGGGTGCTCCAGGAAGGCGAGATTCGCCGGGTGGGCTCGGTGCAATCACAGAAAGTCGACGTACGCCTGATCGCGGCGACCCACCGAGACCTCAAGAGCCTGGCGAAGATCGGCCAGTTCCGTGAAGACCTGTATTACCGCCTGCACGTGATCGCCCTGAAACTGCCGCCCCTTCGCGAACGTGGCGCCGACGTCAACGAAATCGCCCAGGCCTTCCTCGCCCGCCAGAGCGCGCGCATCAATCGCACCGACCTCAAGTTCGCCCCGGACGCCGAACAGGCCATTCGTCATTACGCCTGGCCGGGTAACGTCCGAGAGCTGGAAAACGCCGTCGAGCGCGCGGTGATCCTGAGTGAGAGCCCGGAAATTTCCGCCGACTTGCTGGGCATCGACATCGAGCTGGGCGACCTGGACGACGAAGAGTTTATCGGCCTGGCCCCGCAGCACGGCGGTGCCGCCAACAACACCAGCCACGAGCCTACCGAGGACCTGTCCCTGGAAGACTACTTCCAGCATTTCGTCCTGGAACACCAGGACCACATGACCGAGACCGAACTGGCGCGCAAGCTGGGCGTCAGCCGCAAATGCCTGTGGGAACGCCGCCAACGCCTGGGCATCCCCCGGCGCAAGACCGGCGTGGCCAGCGAAAGCTGAAACTCGCCCCCACAAGAGATCACTGTCTACCAGTGCATGTGAAAAAACTGTTACCTCAGTTTTTTCACGTAACAGAAGCCGGGGTTTACGGTAACGAAACCCCGGCTTTTTTTCGCCCACGAAAAATGGCTATAACCATAGAACCCCCGGTTTCACTGGGCCACGCAAAAGTTGGCACGCACCCTGCTATAGCTTTGGTACAAGAACAATAACAAGCAATGCAAAAGACAATAAAAATAAGACGAATCGACTCACGCACAATAAAAACAAGACGGCGAGAGGCGCAGCTAACTGATTCTTTTGGAGAGGCGTTGTATTTGGGGCTTGCCCCACAACCAGGCCGAGAACAATAAAAACTGTCTCAAGACAGGTGCCTGAACTGGTTGGATCGGTTGATCACTGCAACACAGCGACCAAAGCAATCCGTTTGCTCTTGACTCCCGATTGGGAGCGTCACGAAGGGAAACCTCGTGGCACGGGCACTCAACAAAAACAAGAAGCCCGAAATCAATAATAAAAATAGAGCACGAAACTAATTCTGGGGGAGCTTAGGCTCCCCTTGTGGTTTCCGACGTTTCGCCCTCCCCCAAGCCTACAGGGCTTATCGTTCAAAGCTTGCAGCCAAATCTGCTGCGTCCTACACCATCCCTCGACTAAATGCTAGAATCCCCGCCCATCATGCGGTCAATTCTTCATTTTGGCCGAACATTCCTTCAAACAGTGCATCCCATGCTGAAGAAGCTGTTCCAGTCATTCCGTTCTCCCTTGCGTCGTACGCAACACATTCGCAGCACGCCTGAAGTGCTCAACATCGGCCAGCATTCGCTGCAAAAGGCCCAGTTCAGCCGTTATGCGGTGAACATCGTCGAACGCTTGCAGAACGCCGGCTACCAGGCTTACCTGGTCGGTGGCTGTGTGCGCGACATGCTGCTCAACATCACGCCCAAGGATTTCGACGTCGCCACCAGCGCCACGCCGGAGCAGGTCCGGGCCGAATTCCGCAACGCACGGATCATTGGCCGGCGCTTCAAGCTGGTCCATATCCATTTCGGGCGCGAAATCATCGAAGTGGCGACGTTCCGCGCCAACCACCCGCAAAACGACGAAGAAGAAGACAGCAACCAGTCTTCTCGCAACGAGAGCGGGCGCATCCTGCGCGACAACGTCTACGGCACCCTGGAAGAAGACGCGCAACGCCGCGACTTCACCATCAACGCCCTCTACTACGACCCGGTCAGCGAGCGCATCCTCGACTACGCCAATGGCGTGCACGACATCCGCAACCATCTGATCCGGTTGATCGGCGACCCCAGGCAGCGTTACCAGGAAGACCCGGTACGCATGCTGCGGGCCGTGCGTTTCGCCGCCAAGCTGAACTTCGGCATCGAAAAACACAGCGCCGCGCCGATTCGCGACCTGGCGCCGATGCTGCGGGAGATCCCTTCGGCGCGGTTGTTCGAGGAAGTGCTCAAGCTGTTCCTGTCGGGCAACGCCGCGGACACCTTCGAGATGCTGGTGGACCTGCAACTGTTCGATCCGCTGTTCCCGGCCAGTGCCGAGGCGCTGGAGCACAACCCGACCTACACCCACACCTTGATCAGCGAAGCCCTGATCAACACCGACCTGCGCATCAAGCAGAACAAACCGGTGACCCCGGCGTTCCTGTTCGCCGCCCTGCTCTGGCCAGCCTTGCCAGCACGGGTATTGCGCCTGCAAGACCGTGGCATGCCGCCGATTCCGGCGATGCAGGAAGCCGCCCACGAACTGATTGCCGAACAGTGCCAACGCATCGCGATTCCAAAACGCTTCACGATGCCGATCCGCGAGATCTGGGACATGCAGGAGCGCCTGCCACGGCGCAGCGGCAAACGCGCCGACCTGCTGCTGGACAACCCGCGGTTCCGCGCCGGCTACGACTTCTTGTTGCTGCGCGAAAGCGCTGGCGAGCAGACCGATGGCCTCGGCGAATGGTGGACCGATTACCAGGATGCCAACGACAGCGAACGCCGCGAGATGATCCGCGACCTCAGCGGCAAGGATGAAGCCGGCAGCGGCCCGCGCAAGCGGCGTCGCAGCGGGGGTGGTGCCAAGCGCAAGCGCGCCGGTGCTTCGAGCGAGTCGGGCGAGTAATCGATGGAACGCGTCTACATCGGCATGGGCAGCAACCTGGCCGAACCTGCCGAGCAACTGCGCAGTGCCCTCCAGGCCCTGGCGCAACTGCCCGATACCGAACTGGCAGGTGTCTCGTCGTTCTATCAAAGCGACTCGCTGTTGCCTGGGCAGCCGCGCTACACCAATGCGGTGGCGGCGCTGGACAGTCACCTGGCACCGCTGGACCTGCTCGACGCCCTGCAGGCCATCGAAACCGGCCAAGGTCGCGAGCGCCTGGAACGTTGGGGCCCGCGCACCCTGGACCTGGACATCCTGCTGTTCGGCGACCGCCTGATCGACGAGCCCCGCCTCAAAGTCCCGCATTACCACATGCAGGCCCGGGCGTTTGTCCTGTATCCACTGGCGGAACTGGCGCCCGCCGAGCTGCGCCTGGCCGATGGACGCTTGCTCCAGGACCTGCTTGCCGCTTGCCCGTTCGAAGGCCTGGAACGCCTAAAGCCTGTGTAACCCCCTTGTGGGAGCGAGCTTGCTCGCGCCCACAACTCAGGATCATTGCTGCCAGCTACGCCTCAGGCGTGGGGACCGGACAGTCACATCAGAAACGCCCCTCCTCGCTGAAACGCATCAGTAACCTCGGTAACACCCGCCGGTAACACATCCAATTGACTTCCCGGGTCCTCCTCACGACTATAGGCGTCCCATAGCCGCCAACGCGGCGTTTAAGGGCGCAATCCAGGCCTTACAAGCACCACGCATAAGAGGGTGCGCCTGTGTAAATGACGAATCATGCGCGTTACTAGCAGTAGTTCACGAGCGCCTGAAGAGGACTTTTT contains:
- a CDS encoding ATPase, which encodes MSFSLTQMILISAAYLAVLFSVAWVSERGMIPRAIIRHPLTYTLSLGVYASAWAFYGTVGLAYQYGYGFLSSYLGVSGAFLLAPVLLYPILKITRTYQLSSLADLFAFRFRSTWAGALTTIFMLVGVLPLLALQVQAVADSISILTGEPVQHRVALSFCGLIILFTIFFGSRHIATREKHEGLVFAIAFESVIKLIAIGGVGLYALYGVFDGPQQLEIWLLQNQTALAALHTPLQEGPWRTLLLVFFASAIVMPHMYHMTFTENLNPRSLVSASWGLPLFLLLMSLAVPLILWAGLKLGASTNPEYFTLGIGIAANSKALALLAYVGGLSAASGLIIVTTLALSGMALNHLVLPLYQPPAEGNIYRWLKWTRRALIVAIIMAGYGFYLMLGDGQDLANLGIVAFVATLQFLPGVLSVLYWPTANRRGFIAGLLAGILVWLVAMLLPLMGNLQGFYIPLLNMIYVLDDTSWHMAAIASLAANVLMFTLISLFTNASSEEASAAEACAVDNVRRPQRRELHAASPQEFATQLAKPLGAKAAQKEVEQALRDLYLPFDERRPYALRRLRDRIEANLSGLMGPSVAQDMVETFLPYKAGGENYVTEDIHFIESRLEDYHSRLTGLAAELDALRRYHRQTLQELPMGVCSLAKDQEILMWNKAMEELTGIAAQRVVGSRLSTLGEPWKGLLQGFIDLPDEHLHKQHLALDGQTRWLNLHKAAIDEPLAPGNSGLVLLVEDLTDTQMLEDKLVHSERLASIGRLAAGVAHEIGNPITGIACLAQNLREEREDDSELTEISGQILEQTKRVSRIVQSLMSFAHAGGHQHNDEAVCLAEVAQDAIGLLALNRRNFEVQFFNLCDPDHWVDGDPQRLAQVLINLLSNARDATPAGSAVRVRSEASEHTIDLIVEDEGSGIPQNIMDRLFEPFFTTKDPGEGTGLGLALVYSIVEEHYGQITIDSPADVQSQRGTRIRVTLPRHVEATSAVN
- a CDS encoding Fis family transcriptional regulator: MPHILIVEDETIIRSALRRLLERNQYQVSEAGSVQEAQERFSIPTFDLIVSDLRLPGAPGTELIKLGQGTPVLIMTSYASLRSAVDSMKMGAVDYIAKPFDHDEMLQAVARILRDRQAASSHSSEPAGKTSTAVKGGASNSNGEIGIIGSCPPMQDLYGKIRKVAPTDSNVLIQGESGTGKELVARALHNLSRRAKAPMISVNCAAIPESLIESELFGHEKGAFTGASAGRAGLVEAADGGTLFLDEIGELPLEAQARLLRVLQEGEIRRVGSVQSQKVDVRLIAATHRDLKSLAKIGQFREDLYYRLHVIALKLPPLRERGADVNEIAQAFLARQSARINRTDLKFAPDAEQAIRHYAWPGNVRELENAVERAVILSESPEISADLLGIDIELGDLDDEEFIGLAPQHGGAANNTSHEPTEDLSLEDYFQHFVLEHQDHMTETELARKLGVSRKCLWERRQRLGIPRRKTGVASES
- a CDS encoding poly(A) polymerase, which translates into the protein MLKKLFQSFRSPLRRTQHIRSTPEVLNIGQHSLQKAQFSRYAVNIVERLQNAGYQAYLVGGCVRDMLLNITPKDFDVATSATPEQVRAEFRNARIIGRRFKLVHIHFGREIIEVATFRANHPQNDEEEDSNQSSRNESGRILRDNVYGTLEEDAQRRDFTINALYYDPVSERILDYANGVHDIRNHLIRLIGDPRQRYQEDPVRMLRAVRFAAKLNFGIEKHSAAPIRDLAPMLREIPSARLFEEVLKLFLSGNAADTFEMLVDLQLFDPLFPASAEALEHNPTYTHTLISEALINTDLRIKQNKPVTPAFLFAALLWPALPARVLRLQDRGMPPIPAMQEAAHELIAEQCQRIAIPKRFTMPIREIWDMQERLPRRSGKRADLLLDNPRFRAGYDFLLLRESAGEQTDGLGEWWTDYQDANDSERREMIRDLSGKDEAGSGPRKRRRSGGGAKRKRAGASSESGE
- a CDS encoding 2-amino-4-hydroxy-6-hydroxymethyldihydropteridine pyrophosphokinase; translated protein: MERVYIGMGSNLAEPAEQLRSALQALAQLPDTELAGVSSFYQSDSLLPGQPRYTNAVAALDSHLAPLDLLDALQAIETGQGRERLERWGPRTLDLDILLFGDRLIDEPRLKVPHYHMQARAFVLYPLAELAPAELRLADGRLLQDLLAACPFEGLERLKPV